In Nocardia sp. NBC_00403, the DNA window CGGTCTCACCGCGCCGGAAGGAGAAGATCTTCGGGCCGAAGCCGACAAAGTAGCGACGCACCTTCATGCCGGTCGCTTGCGCGGCCCACATGTGCCCGCATTCGTGCAACGCGACCGATATCGTGATGCAGAGGGCGAACAGCACGAACCCCAACGCGAACACCATGTGGTTTACAGCCCTCCTGCATTGCGCAGCTCGCCTCGATGAAATGCGACCGCAGCCGCGAGTACCGCACGCACGCGTCCGGTGGTGGTCGCGAGCACTCCGACAACAGTAACCGGACCTCGACCGACCCTCACGGCTCAGTCTGCCAGGCCGCCGTAACGCGGCGCGCCCGATCCCGTCGAACCTGCGCCCATTGCGGATGCACCGACCTGCCTGCGCATCCCGAGTTGTCGGGCGTCGGCCCGCCTGCCGGACCGCTCGGCGCGGAGCGCGTCGGCGATTGCCTGGAAGTGTGTCGGTCAGGCGTGGACGAGCGCCCTGGCATAGTCCCGCGCCCAGGTGTCGGCAGCCAGCACCTCGTGCAGCGTTTCGGGTTCGGCGCGCCACTGTTGCGCCGCGTCGACCGCGCGCGCAACGGTGCGCACGATGTCGGGGAAGCGAATGGCGCCGTCCAGGAAGGCTTGCACCGCAACCTCATTGGCCGCGTTGTAGACCGCCGTGACGCTGCCGCCCGCCATGCCCGCCTGCCTGGCCAGTTCCACAGCAGGGAACACCGCGTTGTCGACCGGCTCGAATTCCCACGTCGATGCGGTGCTGAAATCGCAGGCCGCGGCGGCGCCGGGCACCCGATCCGGCCAGCCGAGCGCCAGTGCGATGGGCAGCTTCATGTCCGGCGGGCTGGCCTGCGCCAGGGTGGAGCCGTCGGTGAAGGTGACCATGGAGTGCACGATCGACTGCGGATGCACAGTGACGTCGATGCGGTCGTAGGCAATGCCGAACAGCAGATGGGTTTCGATCAGTTCCAGACCCTTGTTCACCAGCGACGCCGAATTCAACGTGTTCATCAAACCCATCGACCAGGTCGGATGCGCCTTCGCCTCGGCGGGGTTCACCGATTCGAGCATTTCGGCGGTCCAGCCGCGGAACGGACCGCC includes these proteins:
- the dxr gene encoding 1-deoxy-D-xylulose-5-phosphate reductoisomerase encodes the protein MSDIVRVLLLGSTGSIGTQALEVIAANPDKFEVVGLAARGGNTELLAAQMAATGTRNVAVADPTAAQQLDLALGGPGAVTELVRRTEADVVLNALVGSLGLEPTLATLQSGTRLALANKESLVAGGSLVTRAAAPGQIVPVDSEHSALAQCLRGGRADEVDRLILTASGGPFRGWTAEMLESVNPAEAKAHPTWSMGLMNTLNSASLVNKGLELIETHLLFGIAYDRIDVTVHPQSIVHSMVTFTDGSTLAQASPPDMKLPIALALGWPDRVPGAAAACDFSTASTWEFEPVDNAVFPAVELARQAGMAGGSVTAVYNAANEVAVQAFLDGAIRFPDIVRTVARAVDAAQQWRAEPETLHEVLAADTWARDYARALVHA